The sequence GATAGTGAATACTTCTTTGAAGGATATTGAAGCGGTCCTTGGCTTATATAAAATGGCTTCTGATTTTAAGAAAACAGTATCCGGCGTACAATGGCCGGAATTTGATCAAAGAATGATTGAAACTGAAATCAATGAAAGCCGTCATTTTAAAATTACGATAGATGAGAAGGTGGTCTGTGTATGGAGCATTACTTTCGATGATCACCAGGTTTGGGAAGAAAAAAATGAAGATCCTGCCATCTATATCCACAGAATTGCAACTAATCCCAATTTCCGCGGACAGAAATTTGTAGAACAGATTGTGGAATGGGCAAAGCAATTCGCTCCTCAACATAATAAATTATATTTAAGGATGGATACTACAGCGGGAAATCAGAGGTTAACAGATTATTATGTGAAATGTGGATTTACCTATCTTGGGGATAAAAAAATGACCGATACAGAAGGTCGTCCGGATCACTATCATAATGCTACAATGGCACTTTTCCAGCTGGATGTGTAAAGATTCTATTATTTGCAGACAGGCTGAACATCATTCAATAAAGTAATCAGCATTTTTCCAGGTTCTTCAAGAGGAATCAGGTGAGCTGAATTTTCAAACCATATTCCCTTTTTAAAAGGAGCTTTTACATTTTGAAGCCATTGAGCCGTAGGCTCTGATGGAGTGGTATAATCATGTCTGCCCATCAACATGAAAACCGGAATCGGAAATGTTTTAACATTCTTAAAATCAGTATCAAGAAACTCCGGAAGCACTTTCGTTAGGGTAAATAAACTTCCTTTCCCTATAGCTTCCGCATCATTATAGGAATACTCCGGAGATAAAAGCGGAGCCTGGAAGAAATACCTGGAATTATTTCGGTAAGCAGTCAAACCTCCATAATATTGAGGCCATTTTCTGGCAATAATGATTCTCTGTCGCGTAATTGGGGTATTTCCTGGATAAGGTGCTATAGAAGCTAATTCCTTTAGAGCCAAATCATTTTTCAGCCGAGTAGCTTCTTTTACTGCAAAATCAACACTTAACCGTTCATTATCTCTGGTATTGATAATCTGCCCGATACCAACATACGCATAGAATAGATCCGGTCTTTTCAGTGCAGCCTTCATAGAGATTATTGTTCCCCAGCTATGTCCTATGAGAAGCACTTTTTTCTTTTTATACTTTTCTTTAATCAGCTCCGCAAGTTGTATGGCATCCTCTACATATTGATTAATATTAATGGTATTTTTCAAACTAAGGGTATCATTAGCATTATAGGTTTTCCCGGATGCTCTCTGGTCATAATTCACCACCGTAAAATATTCTTCGATAGGCCGTTGAAACATCCACATCACCGGAGAAATAGGAGAGGCTGGTCCTCCATGTACAAATAAAATTACAGGATTTTCTTTATTCTGGCCACGAACATATACCCATTGTTGAGCACCGTCGATAGTCGCTTTATATCTTTCCTGAATTCCATCAGGGCTTACGATCGAATCCAGGTCCTTGATGATTTCCCTGGCTTCAGTATATTCATTACCTGTCTTTTGGTTCTGTCCGAATACTATAAATGAAAATAGTAAAGCAATAAGTGCTATAAGTGTATGTCTCATGATTGGTGTTTATATGATTCAGTAGAGTTTTAATATACAATATGTCAGACATATATGTTAAAAGTTACAAAAAACAAAACTGAACAACACTATTGAAGGACCTCAATTCTTATTTTCTTCTTATATGATAATTCGTTCATTTTCAATACTTAATTCTCGATTAATTATAAAAAGCTTATATTTACAGTAACCAAACAAATCACATTAATATGTCAGTAACACCAGAAGGAGCCAGGAAGGCTCAGTTATCTTTATCAGAAAGGGCACCCGTCGCTCACGCTGTTCTTTCAGGAGCAGAAAATATTTCAAAGTACAACAATGGAGTATGCCATGATGTGGTTGCCTATGCTCTTTACATGAGAGGAGCCAGCATCAGTCCGGATCAATTAGCAGGTTCAGCAGGTCAGAAATGGTTAGAAACCTTCAATTATACCGGAGGGAAAAAATGGGATGGATATTCTCCTATTGCTAAAGGAAAAGCCATTGGTTTCTA is a genomic window of Chryseobacterium nakagawai containing:
- a CDS encoding GNAT family N-acetyltransferase, translating into MIVNTSLKDIEAVLGLYKMASDFKKTVSGVQWPEFDQRMIETEINESRHFKITIDEKVVCVWSITFDDHQVWEEKNEDPAIYIHRIATNPNFRGQKFVEQIVEWAKQFAPQHNKLYLRMDTTAGNQRLTDYYVKCGFTYLGDKKMTDTEGRPDHYHNATMALFQLDV
- a CDS encoding alpha/beta fold hydrolase, giving the protein MRHTLIALIALLFSFIVFGQNQKTGNEYTEAREIIKDLDSIVSPDGIQERYKATIDGAQQWVYVRGQNKENPVILFVHGGPASPISPVMWMFQRPIEEYFTVVNYDQRASGKTYNANDTLSLKNTININQYVEDAIQLAELIKEKYKKKKVLLIGHSWGTIISMKAALKRPDLFYAYVGIGQIINTRDNERLSVDFAVKEATRLKNDLALKELASIAPYPGNTPITRQRIIIARKWPQYYGGLTAYRNNSRYFFQAPLLSPEYSYNDAEAIGKGSLFTLTKVLPEFLDTDFKNVKTFPIPVFMLMGRHDYTTPSEPTAQWLQNVKAPFKKGIWFENSAHLIPLEEPGKMLITLLNDVQPVCK